In the genome of Cyclopterus lumpus isolate fCycLum1 chromosome 19, fCycLum1.pri, whole genome shotgun sequence, one region contains:
- the nog2 gene encoding noggin-2, which produces MGLSQTLLFYVLVCVHLGVSQHYLRLRPSPSDHLPVPDLKEDPDPEYDPREQDLAERTLRKKLGSNFDPNFMSITSPMLVNLSALDNQVKLQGPMPNEIKKLDLTETPYGKRVKVGKKARRKFLQWLWTYTHCPVVHTWKDLGVRFWPRYIKEGNCFSERSCSFPEGMSCKPVKSINKIFLRWYCQGFIIKKYCTWIQVQYPIISECKCSC; this is translated from the coding sequence ATGGGCCTCTCTCAAACGCTACTCTTTTACGTGCTGGTGTGCGTTCACCTTGGAGTTTCCCAGCATTACCTTCGCCTCCGTCCATCGCCCAGCGATCACCTCCCTGTGCCCGACCTCAAAGAGGACCCCGACCCGGAGTACGACCCCCGGGAGCAGGACTTGGCCGAGAGGACTCTGAGGAAAAAGCTCGGCAGTAACTTTGACCCCAACTTTATGTCCATCACCTCGCCCATGCTGGTGAACCTCTCCGCGCTAGACAACCAGGTGAAGCTGCAGGGGCCCATGCCTAACGAGATTAAAAAGCTGGACCTTACAGAGACCCCCTATGGAAAGCGGGTAAAAGTGGGCAAGAAAGCCCGCAGGAAATTTCTGCAGTGGCTGTGGACCTATACGCACTGCCCAGTGGTGCACACCTGGAAGGATTTGGGCGTGAGGTTCTGGCCACGTTACATCAAGGAGGGAAACTGTTTTTCTGAGCGCTCGTGCTCCTTCCCCGAGGGGATGTCTTGCAAACCCGTCAAGTCAATCAACAAGATTTTCCTCCGGTGGTATTGTCAAGGGtttataataaagaaatactgtACGTGGATACAGGTGCAATACCCAATCATCTCAGAGTGCAAGTGCTCGTGCTGA